In Microplitis mediator isolate UGA2020A chromosome 9, iyMicMedi2.1, whole genome shotgun sequence, the DNA window aaaattaattaaaaaataattacctagCGTAAATGACGATGGCTGATTAGGTAACTCGTACCAAAATCTGTCACCTCGACGTGAATTACTAAACTGCGTTGCAATTACACACGAAAATGTCGGTCCCAACATAGCCCCAGGTAGCGGTCGCTCTGAAACGCCTCCCGACCAAAGATCAATGTCCGCTGGAGTCCTAAAaaccaattaaataaaatgatcattactttctaaaaagttaataataaaaaacaaaaaaaatatagcaaCCGAAAAATAGAGACGTAACGCAACACAGTTTCGTTTGGCATCAAACCAAATAATTCGTCAAATGTATGCGCCACAGGAAGTCCACATAATTTTCTGAATTCCATGTAACTTGGGATACCGAGTTCGCGACCACGTTGCATATTGAACGATACCAAATCCATTCCAAATTTAGCTCCgacttttttaaacaaatgatTCGTTacctgaaataaaaaacttgatatTATCCGTTCAAAGTCAAAGTCCGGAATCGTCGAAAATTTCTAAGTTCACTgttatcaactttttttgaaaaacttacTTCTGAAGTTATTGAGTCATCCATAGCTTGTGCAACTTGATTCATAAGCCCCATAAAATATTCGTCAATAACTCCAGCTCGATAAAGATCCCATGGTCTTCTAATTAAATCGGACAATCTCTTTGacgctaaaaaaaataaacggcATTAAAAATcttagttatttattatcctggcagtaattttattggttaccaataaatttatgagcTTTGCTCCATCGCTCAACAGCAGTCGGCAATAATGAATGGCCAAATCTAAATGCCGCTGCTGCAAATGCGTCAATGACACTTGGATTTATTGATGGATCATAACCATCCCAATAGTTGTGTTTCTCCAAAACTAGTCCAAATTTCTCCATAGTATCATGCCCGAGAATAATGGGTAGAAATTCATTGTACGTAACGTGTTGAATTTCAGCGATAACAATACGTCTTGCTTCTTGGAATAATGTTTCGTCGTCCCAGTGTGGATTAACTTGTCCAAGTGCTTTAGCAGCTCTATTATGTTCTCTTGCCATCAGTGTGTGCATGCATGTTAATACCAGTTGCTCGTTGACACGGATTTCACCTGGATATTTTACGTTCATGCTATATAATTATcttattatatacaatttagcCTCATTGTTACGAAAACCtgatatacatacatgtatatatttaatttaataactttattatataaaataaagacCCAGCCCAAAAGTTCCCACTGTTGTCTTGAAAACTCAACATTTAAAAATCTGAATGGGATCAATTACTTTCTTCtcttgttaaattttatttaacgtttatcaattaaaataaaaaccagtaggtagaaaaaaaaaatacgtacaAGGGTAAGAATGTCGTTTACCGAGGAattgcataataaaaaatataaataatcacgATCACACTACAAACTAGAGAGTGTGAGTATAAAGTAAAGAGTAGAAACCACATTAACCCTGTTCTTAAATAACCCGCAGGCGAATTGAACTCTCTCATAATAACGATGTAATATCCAACGCAATATCTGAGTCACGCGTTTTTTACACGCAATACAACACGTGTGTTACAAATGTTGGATCGCTTTTTCTCTAacataatatgtatatattaggaTGACCCAAAAAAacctactattttttttttcgagtctcttatgaaaatttgttggtttaagatattttgagaagcctctccaaaaatcagctcgataaaaaattttcaagaggtcgctcacgaattttgaaaatatcaaaaataatcgaaattcggattttttatttataaattttttctttctcgtggcagcaatagtttatatttaacttcagccaaaaatttgaatatttaaacggcgctcaagaattttgaatattaactgataatatgtaactaatagttcgaattagtttttatatttttttataactcaattattgtcatttcacttaaatataacttttgcataaccaaaaatatacaggacagtcttaaacaataaaatttggcaagttttgaataagcgaaaaaacctaaaaattgaattaaaaaataaaaaaatatgtaaaaaaacttattatttcgaTTTCTCGggatatattttcattcacgGTCATgtaaattgatggtgaaaaaatcgagaagctttattattaaaatttaagggtcgctcaaaaacgtccaaaagacagcactcggaaacattcaaaattcttgagcgacgtttaaatattcaaattttgagcttaaattttcagcgtagtcatgatttcacaaatataaactattgctgctgaaagaaaaaaatttgatataaaaaatccgaatttcgatcatttttgatattttcaaaaatcgtgagcgacctcttgaaaattttttatcgagctgatttttggagaggcttctcaaaacatcgtaaaccaacaaattttcataagagactcgaaaaaaaaaatagtcggtttttttgggtcaccctaatatatatatataaatataataattataattgtttttacCAGCATCAAAACAATACATTGATGCATTTGGTCTCGTACAGCCTTCATCAGGAATGTCTAATTTTAATGGCAACAAATCTTTCAAACCATAGTCCGAAAACACTGGATTCATTCTCAGAAGACCGGCATATCCTGTACgtaatttactaaataaataaaaaaaataatagtgttattattattaattgctaattattttttacatatatagatatttttatattattatactgACCGAGAAAATTCTTCAGCGATTCCATAAACAGTATTACCATCTAGGACACCAGTCAGAAGATTGAAAGGAATACGAGAGCCAAGACGGCACCCAGGTCTTACTGCTGGAAATGCCCGAACGAAATTTTGACAGcgaatattaaataaacgatAGAAATAATCGTCTTCTGGTATTTCTATTTCGACGCAATATGGATTTTTCAAGTGAGGAGGACGATCGCAACATTCTTCTGGATCATTGCGGTTCAATggatctaaataaataaatataaataattaattaactagagAAAGTATCAGGTGGGggtaaagttaaaaaaaaaatgtacctAATGGAGTTGCTGTAAGTGTGTAATCATGATCCATAAACTGACCCCATGCAATAACCATAACAGTTCCAGCATGATCATGATAACCCTGATCCGGATGGATTGTACGTGATACCACTCGTGCTAGTGGTAAATTTCCACCGGTCGTTGATAATCTTGGTGCATTTATTCCATCCGAAAATGCTGGAGGCattaatctataaaaaaaaaaatattaaataagtgTTTTGCAATGAGAAAGGAACCATGAGTTAAAAAATACCCAAACAATAATTTAGGCCagtgaaagtttttttttttaatgtaacatttaatttagaactgaaaaatattcataaaattttttttatcatcgataaaaataaaattacctgttGAATGGCGTAAGTGACGCTCCCCAATTCGGATGTTCGAGGTTCGTGCAAAGTCCGTCAAATCGGCGATATTTTCCGGCACGACACTCaacatttgataaaaatgcTGGGCATACCTCGTGTATTAATGTTTTAGAGGTGTCTATCAGAGGTAATTCATTCTCAATTTCATTTCTCGTCAATCCGtacctttgaaaattttttttaaaatctcgttaacttttttatcaattacataaataaataatttaataataacaaattacaTTTGGGCTAATGATGTCGAAATATCTAGAAGAAGTTCTCCAACAGTTGCCAA includes these proteins:
- the LOC130674739 gene encoding peroxidase, translating into MINRFFSTRIRFIVLVSLSLFGSNNGLEHQLQDNYYNTEECALILRGPGRSSFYDYTYNLLRGSLSPSSGSYTCITYDAINRAYYDARQRIAVAQPADEKWRPEDLATVGELLLDISTSLAQMYGLTRNEIENELPLIDTSKTLIHEVCPAFLSNVECRAGKYRRFDGLCTNLEHPNWGASLTPFNRLMPPAFSDGINAPRLSTTGGNLPLARVVSRTIHPDQGYHDHAGTVMVIAWGQFMDHDYTLTATPLDPLNRNDPEECCDRPPHLKNPYCVEIEIPEDDYFYRLFNIRCQNFVRAFPAVRPGCRLGSRIPFNLLTGVLDGNTVYGIAEEFSRKLRTGYAGLLRMNPVFSDYGLKDLLPLKLDIPDEGCTRPNASMYCFDAGEIRVNEQLVLTCMHTLMAREHNRAAKALGQVNPHWDDETLFQEARRIVIAEIQHVTYNEFLPIILGHDTMEKFGLVLEKHNYWDGYDPSINPSVIDAFAAAAFRFGHSLLPTAVERWSKAHKFIASKRLSDLIRRPWDLYRAGVIDEYFMGLMNQVAQAMDDSITSEVTNHLFKKVGAKFGMDLVSFNMQRGRELGIPSYMEFRKLCGLPVAHTFDELFGLMPNETVLRYVSIFRTPADIDLWSGGVSERPLPGAMLGPTFSCVIATQFSNSRRGDRFWYELPNQPSSFTLDQLNELRKARLARLVCDNTDLVDTIQLYPMILADHEVNPRVPCKSGVLSGIDFSKWAEYSTSHAAQYEKNLSSKKNLKPELNLYLFRKYIFHNENTSSLISKIRSTRSLSASSNLSHNRSKRQSDFYLNPISKFDNNNHDKNSNFLGTQKLNPLNSGFVNNNNKIKPTYTRVFKDCNEFKKPKLGNSKNLMPKLKYHQIIVPDNKKNLEDKKLTSESKIDPSLILRSKNYISIQDHQALNRNIDNEFINKSGELNNNKNNSLVIPYVEVADYSDKGEESLDDEDGNKNKKFEIKAKHKSVSAYDGDIDNDAVDPGTPSAEQEKGPGGAGAVRVINYSDADGDSESISGDKNNGDIDRKKLNYKNTHDEESKEGDDEFRIGDFDFDKITEPFDFDKFLRHFFTSDDQSQEEGEETQKNDEYFHQGNDEFFASSENFSSEFYQDNSNDDN